From the Leptospira licerasiae serovar Varillal str. VAR 010 genome, one window contains:
- a CDS encoding glycoside hydrolase family 5 protein, whose amino-acid sequence MLEIKVEDGNFIDSEGYILQLRGVNLSGSSKLPFKPDGTTHFDQSLTFHDHRKVSFVGRPLEEKEAAEHLDRLKKWGFNFLRFLVTWEAVEHLGPGKYDQAYLDYIERMVALADKKGFYVFIDPHQDVWSRFTGGDGAPGWTLEEVGMNIENIKDSDTAIVHHFQGRNYKRMSWPLNYQKYACATMFTLFFGGKTFAPKLSIRGKNVETFLQDHYIEAMCKIAKKVSKYKNVLGFDSLNEPSPGWIGKKNIGEFSGLGFGKVLTTSPFQEMFLSEGRTVRANNAYMLGFAGFHLGRTKLNTKSVPLWQDGKHCIWRQHGVWDYDPNGAPMLLRPDYFNKYRGRKIEFYPEFMLPFIKRFKTRIQSVQKKFSIFVESDPGSLELDWNEKPKKGEGTVINATHWYDVSILMFKRFIPWFGVHIFKQVPIFGKKNVEKAYEDTIRMIKEVSIKKMNNCPTVIGETGIPMDMNGRLAFRTKNYSHLEASLDRIITSIEKNFVHYTLWNYTPDNTHSLGDRWNEEDLSLYSLDTPKSIDEDGGRAVRAFSRPYPIRTKGSPEAISFDMEKSMFKYSFRKEGDEIPVTEIFLPEMHYGKGFEVLVNAGSWKFDSKKRMLTFKGEKSVSYYGITIFPTKK is encoded by the coding sequence ATGCTTGAAATCAAGGTAGAAGACGGGAATTTTATAGATTCGGAAGGATATATTCTCCAGTTAAGAGGAGTAAATCTGTCCGGAAGTTCCAAACTTCCATTCAAGCCGGATGGGACCACACATTTCGATCAGTCACTAACGTTCCACGATCATAGAAAAGTTTCCTTCGTAGGAAGACCTTTAGAGGAGAAGGAAGCTGCTGAACATTTAGATCGTTTGAAGAAGTGGGGATTTAACTTTCTCCGCTTCCTCGTGACTTGGGAAGCAGTGGAACATTTAGGCCCTGGCAAGTATGACCAAGCTTATTTAGATTATATTGAAAGAATGGTGGCTCTTGCCGACAAGAAGGGATTTTACGTTTTTATAGACCCTCACCAAGATGTTTGGTCCAGATTCACAGGAGGGGACGGAGCTCCCGGTTGGACTTTGGAAGAAGTCGGAATGAATATAGAGAATATTAAAGATTCCGATACTGCGATCGTTCATCACTTTCAAGGCAGGAATTACAAAAGAATGTCCTGGCCTCTTAATTACCAAAAGTATGCCTGCGCTACAATGTTCACTTTATTCTTCGGTGGAAAAACTTTTGCGCCTAAACTTTCCATTCGTGGAAAGAACGTCGAAACTTTTTTACAAGATCATTATATAGAAGCGATGTGTAAAATAGCAAAGAAGGTTTCTAAATACAAAAACGTATTGGGATTCGATTCTTTGAACGAACCTTCTCCCGGATGGATTGGGAAAAAGAATATAGGAGAATTTTCCGGACTAGGTTTCGGTAAAGTTCTGACTACTTCTCCTTTTCAAGAAATGTTTTTATCCGAAGGAAGGACTGTAAGAGCGAATAATGCGTATATGCTCGGATTCGCAGGATTCCATTTAGGAAGAACCAAGTTAAATACTAAGTCAGTTCCACTTTGGCAAGATGGGAAACATTGTATCTGGAGACAACATGGAGTTTGGGATTACGATCCGAACGGCGCTCCGATGCTACTTCGTCCCGATTATTTTAATAAATATAGAGGAAGAAAGATAGAATTCTACCCTGAATTCATGCTTCCATTTATCAAAAGATTCAAAACAAGAATTCAATCCGTTCAGAAAAAGTTCTCCATCTTCGTAGAATCGGATCCAGGAAGTTTAGAATTAGATTGGAATGAAAAACCGAAAAAAGGAGAAGGAACGGTAATCAACGCGACTCATTGGTACGACGTTTCCATATTAATGTTCAAACGTTTTATTCCTTGGTTCGGAGTTCATATCTTTAAGCAGGTTCCTATATTCGGAAAGAAGAATGTAGAGAAAGCTTACGAAGATACGATCAGAATGATCAAAGAAGTTTCTATCAAAAAGATGAACAACTGTCCTACTGTGATCGGAGAAACAGGGATCCCTATGGACATGAATGGGCGTTTGGCGTTTCGAACAAAAAATTATTCTCATTTGGAAGCTTCTCTGGATCGTATCATTACTTCTATCGAGAAAAATTTCGTACATTATACTCTTTGGAATTATACTCCTGATAATACTCATAGTTTGGGGGATAGGTGGAACGAAGAAGATCTTTCACTCTATTCTTTGGACACACCTAAAAGTATAGATGAGGATGGGGGAAGAGCCGTTAGGGCATTTTCCAGACCGTATCCGATCCGAACAAAAGGGAGCCCGGAAGCGATCAGCTTTGATATGGAAAAGTCAATGTTCAAATATTCTTTCCGAAAGGAAGGAGATGAAATTCCGGTAACAGAGATCTTTCTTCCGGAAATGCATTATGGAAAAGGATTCGAAGTACTGGTAAATGCAGGAAGTTGGAAGTTCGACTCCAAAAAAAGAATGCTGACCTTCAAGGGAGAAAAGTCGGTGTCCTATTACGGCATTACTATTTTCCCAACTAAAAAATAA
- a CDS encoding patatin-like phospholipase family protein has protein sequence MKRALVLSGGGARGAYHAGVLKYLEEIGFKPDVVCGTSVGAITASALGCGMDAARIIDLWKSIEIQKVMKYSIWNDFLDLIFRRFSPLADTTPLKYLLYSQLDFRNMRKNPMEIIITAVNILTAELVFFGNKDIDIEHVMASSAIPLIFPWQYVDGKPHWDGGVMANVPILPAVERGAKEIVVVLLSPVGGVNMGLPRNRRDGLERVFELSLIGSFQTIMANLQYQKKQKDNKKKGFTKSLLSFSEPEKTDYKIRVIGPRTSLGFGSILNFSQVQADYLISRGYEDAKIQFGED, from the coding sequence ATGAAGCGGGCTTTGGTATTATCCGGTGGAGGCGCTCGAGGCGCATATCATGCCGGGGTCCTAAAATATTTAGAGGAAATCGGATTCAAGCCGGATGTAGTCTGCGGAACTTCCGTGGGCGCGATCACTGCCTCCGCTTTAGGTTGCGGAATGGACGCAGCTAGGATCATTGACCTTTGGAAATCCATCGAGATCCAGAAGGTGATGAAATATTCCATCTGGAACGATTTTCTGGACCTGATCTTCCGCAGATTTTCCCCGCTCGCGGATACAACTCCTTTAAAATATCTGCTCTATTCTCAATTAGATTTTCGTAATATGCGGAAAAACCCGATGGAGATCATCATCACTGCGGTGAATATACTGACCGCAGAGCTGGTCTTTTTCGGGAATAAGGATATAGATATAGAACATGTGATGGCTTCTTCTGCCATACCTTTGATCTTCCCTTGGCAATATGTGGATGGAAAACCTCATTGGGACGGGGGAGTGATGGCGAATGTTCCGATCCTTCCCGCAGTAGAAAGAGGCGCAAAAGAGATAGTAGTAGTATTGTTGTCTCCTGTGGGGGGAGTGAACATGGGGCTTCCAAGGAACAGAAGGGACGGTCTTGAGAGAGTGTTCGAACTTTCCTTGATAGGATCTTTCCAAACTATTATGGCGAACTTGCAATATCAAAAAAAGCAAAAGGATAATAAGAAGAAGGGATTCACAAAATCCTTATTATCCTTTTCTGAACCTGAAAAGACGGATTATAAGATCAGAGTGATCGGACCGAGAACTTCTCTCGGTTTCGGAAGTATATTAAATTTCTCTCAAGTGCAAGCGGATTATCTGATCAGCCGCGGATATGAAGACGCTAAAATCCAATTCGGGGAAGATTAA
- a CDS encoding MFS transporter — MESVASLPKTKIVRRELFLILLLASIQFTNIMDFMIMFPLQDYFLKQFQIDTAMFSLVLSSYSFAAAIAALIGANFIDRFNRKSAAIFLYIGFLVGTALCAVANTYSFLLFARVTAGIFGGMISGVILSIIGDVFPIEKRGKAMGGVMGAFSAASVLGVPTGIRIAMSSGWNYTFAFIVVIGLPILVLAILYLPSIPSKMEKQKVADFSQLISLLSKKDHLVALAFFMSVILGGFTVVTSIAVYMERNMGFSKTQVSHIYEIGGIFTFVSSWIVGLLSDKFGKHKIFLILVLLALLPILAITHLPKDLPVYMALGVTTVFMVLVSGRVIPSMAMLTSAIRPEVRGSFMSVNSSLQSVATGIGALLAGAILIQLPNGTFERFDIVGYFAVGFNLLALYLSRKVKIVS; from the coding sequence ATGGAATCAGTAGCTTCACTTCCTAAAACAAAAATAGTTCGTCGGGAATTGTTTCTGATCTTGCTTCTAGCGAGTATTCAGTTCACCAATATCATGGACTTTATGATCATGTTTCCGCTTCAGGATTATTTTTTGAAGCAGTTCCAGATCGATACCGCAATGTTTTCCTTGGTACTTTCTTCTTATTCTTTTGCCGCAGCGATTGCGGCCTTGATCGGAGCAAACTTTATAGATCGTTTCAATCGTAAGTCCGCCGCTATTTTCCTATACATAGGATTTTTAGTAGGAACTGCGCTTTGTGCGGTCGCAAATACATATTCTTTTCTTCTTTTTGCCAGGGTTACTGCAGGGATTTTCGGGGGAATGATCAGCGGAGTGATCCTTTCCATCATAGGCGATGTTTTTCCGATCGAAAAGAGGGGGAAGGCGATGGGAGGAGTGATGGGTGCATTCTCCGCTGCTTCCGTTTTAGGAGTTCCTACCGGTATCAGAATCGCAATGAGTTCAGGTTGGAATTATACTTTTGCATTTATTGTGGTCATTGGCCTTCCGATCCTGGTTTTAGCGATTCTGTATTTACCTAGTATCCCTTCTAAAATGGAAAAGCAGAAGGTGGCGGATTTCAGCCAGCTAATTAGTTTACTTTCGAAAAAAGATCACTTGGTGGCTCTGGCGTTTTTTATGAGTGTGATCTTGGGCGGGTTTACTGTCGTAACTTCGATAGCTGTTTATATGGAAAGGAATATGGGCTTTTCCAAGACTCAGGTTTCTCATATCTATGAAATCGGCGGGATTTTCACTTTCGTTTCCTCTTGGATCGTCGGTCTTTTATCGGATAAGTTCGGAAAACATAAGATTTTTCTGATCTTAGTTCTTCTTGCCTTATTGCCTATTCTGGCGATTACTCATTTGCCTAAGGACCTGCCTGTTTACATGGCCCTCGGAGTTACGACAGTTTTTATGGTCCTAGTATCCGGTCGGGTCATTCCTTCTATGGCAATGCTAACCTCTGCCATTCGACCTGAGGTCAGAGGAAGTTTCATGTCAGTGAATTCAAGTCTACAGAGTGTTGCCACAGGTATCGGAGCACTTCTTGCAGGAGCGATCTTGATCCAGTTGCCGAATGGAACTTTCGAAAGATTTGATATAGTAGGTTATTTCGCGGTCGGTTTTAATCTTCTCGCTCTCTATCTATCCAGGAAGGTGAAAATAGTTTCCTAA
- a CDS encoding GGDEF domain-containing protein — MKLKRYLSEDFSYSRSGEIRKLRTLDNDKSVRILSVFTLLISCILLAQTILSPGTAIGGQLQFLYGLSFGSAALFSGLMLVILALKDLKGKRLSYFSTIGYVGVLTLVTTFATLVDQYHTADFSAFCFGLLMLPLFIRASFLTYLIIVSVNLLFFSFGYTFMTERELNFSVITPIIAFSIASMGAAINVEGTRLKSNLLQLQLEESNKNLKEISHKDSLTGLFNRRHLMESLNTLLAASKRYDFPLSVLLLDLDHFKKANDSLGHQVGDKLLATIGRLLSGLVRDCDVAARYGGEEFCVVLSNTNIEGAKFVAERIRARIETETFEEIPWTITVSIGVASRDNDETPEDFLKAADKKLYESKAAGRNRVSA; from the coding sequence ATGAAACTCAAAAGATATCTTTCGGAAGACTTTTCTTATTCGAGATCGGGAGAAATCCGTAAACTTCGAACCTTAGATAATGACAAGTCCGTCAGAATTCTCAGCGTTTTTACGCTTTTGATCTCATGCATTCTTTTGGCCCAAACTATACTTTCACCTGGGACTGCGATAGGAGGTCAGCTTCAATTCTTATATGGCCTTAGCTTCGGAAGTGCCGCGTTATTCTCGGGATTGATGTTGGTGATTCTCGCCTTAAAGGACTTAAAAGGAAAGAGACTCTCTTATTTCTCCACGATAGGTTATGTCGGAGTTCTTACCTTAGTAACTACATTTGCAACTTTGGTAGATCAATATCATACCGCGGACTTTTCCGCATTCTGTTTCGGGCTGCTTATGCTCCCTCTTTTCATCCGAGCAAGCTTCCTTACTTACCTTATCATCGTTTCGGTCAATCTATTATTCTTTTCGTTCGGTTATACTTTTATGACCGAACGGGAACTAAACTTTTCCGTAATAACCCCTATTATCGCATTTTCCATCGCTAGCATGGGAGCTGCGATCAACGTAGAAGGCACTAGATTAAAAAGTAACCTTCTGCAATTGCAATTAGAAGAATCCAACAAAAACCTAAAAGAAATATCTCATAAAGATTCGTTAACTGGCCTTTTCAACAGAAGACACTTAATGGAATCTTTAAATACCCTTTTAGCGGCATCTAAAAGATACGATTTCCCTTTATCTGTTCTTCTACTCGATTTGGACCATTTCAAAAAGGCAAACGATTCGTTAGGACACCAAGTGGGGGATAAATTGCTGGCAACAATCGGAAGATTATTGTCCGGGCTTGTGAGAGATTGCGACGTAGCGGCTCGTTACGGCGGCGAAGAATTCTGCGTCGTACTTTCCAATACGAATATAGAAGGAGCAAAATTCGTAGCGGAAAGGATCCGGGCAAGAATAGAGACCGAAACCTTCGAAGAGATTCCTTGGACGATTACTGTGAGTATAGGTGTCGCTTCGAGAGATAACGACGAGACTCCGGAAGATTTCCTTAAAGCGGCAGATAAGAAATTATACGAATCAAAGGCCGCCGGAAGGAACAGAGTCTCTGCTTAA
- a CDS encoding sodium:solute symporter family protein has protein sequence MLGLFVILYIVVTILIGAFASRFVNSSKDYVLAGRRLPLVLASSALFATWFGSETLMGASSKFVDGGVLAVIEDPFGAALCLFLVGIFFARPLYRMNILTFGDLYKNRFGRKVEFLSALFMIPSYFGWIAAQLVAMGIVIHSLFGFDIYVGILLASFVVLIYTYIGGMWAISITDFLQTMLIIVGLLVLVWDLQDKAGGFQTVIATAKPGFFSFFPPLEIEAVLAYIAAWMTIGLGSIPQQDIFQRVMSSKSEKVAVYSSFLGGGMYLTVAFLPLLAGYFARRVYPEIAAGDNQMILPHVVLVHSTLFIQILFFGALLSAILSTASGAILAPASVLGENLIRPTLKNPSEKLLLRVMRFSVLIVTIVSTGMALSETNIYQLVADSSSISLVSLFVPLVAALFWKDANASGAVYAMFSGMIVWLCLKLFGPEWLPPTIPALGISFFGQYIGKYIKVSLFEPKPELSRDSVPSGGL, from the coding sequence TTGCTCGGTCTTTTCGTTATTCTGTATATCGTTGTCACCATTCTGATCGGGGCGTTCGCCTCTAGATTCGTCAATAGTTCTAAAGACTATGTATTAGCAGGAAGAAGGCTCCCGCTTGTACTTGCGTCTTCGGCTTTATTTGCTACTTGGTTCGGTTCGGAAACTTTGATGGGCGCTTCTTCTAAGTTTGTGGATGGTGGGGTCTTGGCTGTGATCGAAGATCCTTTCGGAGCGGCGCTTTGTCTTTTTTTAGTAGGGATATTCTTTGCTCGGCCATTGTATCGGATGAATATTCTCACCTTCGGCGACTTGTACAAAAATCGTTTCGGCCGCAAGGTGGAATTTCTTTCCGCATTATTTATGATCCCTTCTTATTTCGGTTGGATTGCCGCTCAGTTAGTTGCTATGGGGATCGTCATCCATTCCTTATTCGGATTTGATATATATGTGGGGATCCTTTTGGCATCCTTCGTGGTTTTGATCTATACTTATATCGGAGGTATGTGGGCAATCTCCATTACGGATTTCTTACAGACAATGTTGATCATAGTAGGACTTTTGGTTTTGGTTTGGGATTTGCAAGATAAAGCCGGCGGATTTCAGACAGTAATTGCGACCGCTAAACCTGGATTTTTTTCCTTCTTTCCTCCTTTGGAGATTGAAGCCGTTCTTGCATACATTGCAGCATGGATGACGATAGGGTTGGGCTCTATTCCACAACAGGATATTTTCCAAAGAGTGATGTCTTCCAAATCGGAAAAAGTGGCAGTGTATTCTTCGTTTTTGGGAGGAGGAATGTATCTCACTGTTGCGTTTCTTCCTTTGCTTGCAGGATATTTTGCAAGAAGAGTTTACCCAGAGATCGCAGCAGGCGACAATCAGATGATACTTCCACACGTGGTATTAGTACATTCTACTTTATTTATACAGATCCTGTTTTTCGGTGCGTTACTTTCTGCGATCTTAAGTACCGCTTCCGGAGCGATTTTGGCTCCAGCGTCGGTTTTAGGGGAGAATTTGATCCGTCCTACTTTGAAAAATCCTTCCGAAAAATTATTACTTAGAGTAATGCGTTTTTCCGTTTTGATCGTTACGATTGTATCCACTGGAATGGCATTGAGCGAGACGAACATTTATCAGTTGGTTGCGGATTCTTCTTCCATTAGTTTAGTTTCTCTTTTTGTACCTTTGGTTGCCGCTTTATTCTGGAAAGATGCGAATGCGAGTGGAGCAGTTTATGCAATGTTTTCAGGGATGATCGTGTGGTTATGTTTGAAATTATTCGGGCCGGAATGGTTACCTCCTACGATCCCTGCCTTAGGTATCAGCTTCTTTGGACAATATATAGGAAAGTATATTAAGGTTTCTTTATTCGAACCGAAGCCGGAATTAAGCAGAGACTCTGTTCCTTCCGGCGGCCTTTGA